From a single Nothobranchius furzeri strain GRZ-AD chromosome 9, NfurGRZ-RIMD1, whole genome shotgun sequence genomic region:
- the LOC139071722 gene encoding P2X purinoceptor 7-like → MATESDTSSEQSFEVEDFSPPSSAEDREEGLLGEASGPEPYLFEPLARELSEAPGVEPAGVSRYRMGPVSEWCTCGHCTSLSARENVCCRETPKVMLRCQQVGVTSCITKHPGFEAVALNPYVLQAVYGTFLQLYGEMQETTLNSCYRHLAYRNVVRWCWGYLGQHVRVVIPSCAVSRIRQEFPEDGAYKGFLPPLN, encoded by the exons ATGGCGACGGAGAGCGACACTAGCTCAGAGCAGTCATTCGAGGTGGAGGACTTTTCCCCACCTTCTTCCGCAGAGGATAGGGAGGAGGGCTTATTGGGGGAAGCAAGCGGTCCTGAACCGTATCTTTTTGAGCCACTAGCTCGTGAGTTGTCAGAGGCCCCTGGAGTCGAGCCAGCAGGAGTATCAAGGTATCGAATGGGTCCAGTCTCTGAGTG GTGCACCTGCGGACACTGCACATCATTGTCTGCCAGAGAAAATGTGTGCtgcagagaaacgcccaag GTAATGCTCAGGTGTCAGCAGGTGGGTGTAACCTCCTGCATAACTAAGCATCCTGGTTTTGAGGCTGTTGCTCTGAATCCCTACGTGTTGCAGGCAGTTTATGGCACCTTTCTGCAACTCTATGGGGAGATGCAGGAGACTACGCTCAACAG CTGTTACAGACATCTGGCGTACCGgaatgtggtcaggtggtgttggggTTACCTGGGACAGCACGTTCGTGTTGTGATCCCGTCATGCGCTGTCTCCAGAATAAGGCAGGAGTTCCCAGAAGACGGTGCATACAAAGGATTCCTCCCTCCTCTgaactaa